The Juglans regia cultivar Chandler chromosome 11, Walnut 2.0, whole genome shotgun sequence genome contains the following window.
aatttttcctttaaaaaaaagtggatcaaattaaaatctatgtgaaaaaaaatttattttttagtaatgagCTCCACAatcttttaaaatgaatataaaacgcttgttttaatattttgtaactttaaaatattcttgaaagctattttcaatcaatcgtttttctcaattttcatgataataacatgataaaaatcataagaattttcaaaaataaaaacctttaacaatatctgaatccaaacatcATTCACTGCATGCATTGTTTTCTACACATAGTACGTACTttctataattaatttagaaaaagtaATAAGCCCAACCGTGCAGTAGCTCAAGTAGTATagtctttattttatatatctccAAAACCTATAGAACATTTAATTCAGAAACTTATAAACAGTATTTATCCTCCTACGTACCCTTTTCACCACTTCCATAAAATTCCAAGAAGTTAAAAACCATATTTCAAAGGGAAACTTAAATACAAACACATCAAGCCGTCTTTGTCCATTGCAAAATAATAAATCCTTAATGTCTTCTACTGAAATAATATCTAACTTGGTTGGAATTTGGAAAGGGAAAGGTATGGAAAGGATTTGGCTAAGAACTCGGAATCTTCAAGCTCCAATGCCATGCACGTTGCTCATCTCCCTTAAGGTGCTGCAAAAAATCTTTGTTGTgttctgtaaaaaaaatataaataaatacaaaaagaaaaacaaaacaaattgtTTGGCAGGAAGTCTTTCAATAGCGATTCCAGAAATACAGAGCAATCCATAATCCTGACGTATGCCATGCGCACTGCTGATCAAATCCCAAGCTTTCTCCCTGAATATACGGGAGTTTAAGAAAGattaataatactattatattatgAAGCTGTTGATAGGTTTTTGGGGAGTTTaggatttgtttttttccccCCAAATTAGCAAGCCTTGTCTGCAAGATATATCATTTTAGGGTGGTGGGCAAATgtgtaatttgatttttatcatttatttaaatattttttaatatatttgattattaaaaaaattttaaaaatatataatttcactaataatcacttctttaatcattaagtaaattaaaaaaaattaaaatattcaagcaGTAACTAATTTGAGCAATAACATTGAAGGAATATTTAGGGAATGAATAATAGCTTTCCAAATATAGAGAATTATTATTCATCTCCTAAAAcattttctaacaatattttattccaataaataaaataaattattattctgATCATTTACACTTTCTAtcactcatatttgttataattttaaataataattttaaaagtaatttaaataattatgaaaatataaaaaaattaatttaaaaatattatcatacccgcaaaaaaataatttaaatttttatttaaaatattcactagttcaaaacataaaaataaaatattgagtagttaagtttataaatagaagtaagagaaaataaataataaaaaaaatagagaaatattattttaatataataaaaaaagattaaaaaaaaaatgggatgtAAGaggtttttaaaatatgaataaaatttaagaaatgtgatttttaactaaattataaaattttttaaagaaaaccaGATGCGGATGCTTTTATAAACTGGGCGGAATCAATAAGCGAGTACTGAGAGAAGCATCGGCCCCCCGAggcttcaaaaaaatattaaattgaaagGAAGATCTTATTTTGGAGTCTTTGGTACGTGAAGTTGTGAACAGTCATCCGTGTGTactaatactcataaaagtagtatttttatcattcacatgaataaatattatttctgtaAATATTTGTTAGCTAGcgtgctaatatatatatatatatatatatatttttttttatatctcatGCACCTATTTAAAGAAGTTAGTCTTATGGTGTATGTAACTGTCACACTATcgcacattttataaaaatcggcaaataaaagatttatataaaaaatcacctcttttaaaaaaaaataattatatttcttaaaGATATATACAGCGTTACTCCCTGTTTAAATATAGAGTAGTGTTATTTAAGACTTGTACATTACTTATATAACATATCagcaatatttaaactttacaattaatcttttaaattaaattattattcgcGAATAACGTGTgatgcaaaatttttttaaatataaaatatactcaATACTTAATAGATGTGAAGAAGGGAAGAAGAACGAGGACAGGTGTCAGTGACTCCCCGTGGAAGTTGTTGGACAGATTTAAAACgtcaaaatcaaataattagaatttggAGGGACCCACCATGGAGATCATCAGTTCTGCGTTCTAAGGACACGTGTTCAGACAAATTCCGTGTCGAAGTTAGCGAACGCCGAAAGCCACTCTCTTTCTAAAAATGTTTGATATGTAGCCCCCCTCGTGACCTGCAATCCAGCTATTAAGGTCGTGATGGCTTGTTCACCTTCGAACGCGTGGTGTTTCGTACGCAGCTTGGTGCCACGCCGCTGCTTCTGCGATTTCAaggaattgaatttaaattttctgaaaatttaaagTAAAAGTGGCTCCGGTCAAtctttccttttccaaaaccaaTGATTTCGGCTTGGGAGAATTGATCACTTTCGCACGCagtctttattaaaaaaatgatctcatcttataaaatatgtttttttttttttttttttttaacaaacaaCTTATACaaactttatctatttaaaatttatatttatcattactcTAATCCATGACGTGTAAAGTCATCAAGTCCTTTGTTCACGCAACCCGAAAGTCGGATTTGGGGACCCATTCCTGCAACTCGACATATCTTTAAACATTAGTAATTTAACAGTAATGGGGCCGGGGGCATTCCTAGAGCCCAACCCGTTCTCATGGGTCACAAGTCCATCTGTATCTCTCGAATTCGAAGTTTTCGATTGGTACTATCCGTTGAAAAGAACAGCAATGAACATAGAGTGTCCAGATTGATGTCTGATCATAAATTTCATTCGTGAAATAGGTTGACATTTTCAACCTTTTTGGGGGGAACGGTGGGGGACGGCTGTATTAGATTGAAATTCAATTTAAGATGTCGGATTGAGCACATAAGATGCCGGCTTTTGCATTTTACAAGACTCGGAAACTCCAGATTATTCGAACCAAATCCGTTTACAAAatagaagatatttttataaaataagtttaaaattattataagggaatcattatttttcaaattcgcCCTCAGTTAAAATAGAATTGAAAAAAGGATCATTTTTCAAGCAACAAGCTTACACTAATGTAGTGACAATTAAGGGGTATCattatcataataatattattaataaattgaagaaaaagaaattcatccaaatactaaatataaaaaaaaaaaaaaagtgtcggTTAACGAGAATCATACCCCTATGAGCATTAATTTATCGGGAccgttcatttttttttaaagattttttaagatgtatatgaaaaaaattaaataatttatttgtattcatAAACgtttccaaaattaaaaaatagttttcttattaaaaaaaaaattagcagtAATTCAGCGGTAATTCGGAgagaatgatattttcaaagattaaatttatttattattattttttttatcatcttataaTGTGTCATAgataatagatttataaataaaatataataaatattttttaattatttaatattagattataagatggtaaaaagatgatgaaaattaagagGAATAACATTTCTCACTGATGAAATGGGAAAGTTGCaggtataaaagaaaaagagcactGCGTGAGTGCTATCCAATCAGATTTGCTAATGCCAGCTGGTCCTCACTGGATTACTGGCACTGGTGaaagttgaaattgaaattttccAGTAACCTCATTCACTCCAGAATGTATGTATGATTTAAGAAGGGAAAACacttttatagaaaataattaagatttcGAATAATCGGAAACCGAGGCCACCCGAAACTTCTGGCATTCTGTCCACTACCCTATACTCCATACAGCACCGCCTCAAAGTACTCGATGCACCGCTAGCGGCCAGCTTGCCACCACTTCCACAGGCTTACCCAGTAAGGAAGCTACATTTTCTCAAAGAGAAAACATGTCCGGTTGACGTGTCTCTACGAACTATGCCAGATTATGCATCTTCTAATGACCAAACCAGACTAAAAAAACTGTACGCTACGAATTACGAGGATGACAACGAAAAAACTGACAAAATTAATCACAAAGCCTGCTCATTGATAAGTGATAActaataaaaatagtaattaactAATTTTAAACAACAAacgaataataaaaaaaagtacactTTTAAATGATTTCTTAGCAAGGATTTTGATCAGAGGAATTGAAGAACTGGGACTCGAGCTTGGACCTACAAACGGGACACGCCGAATGCTTAGAAAGCCAAGTGTCCGCGCACTCCACATGGAACCCGTGGTTGCAACCGGGAATCAGTCGTGCCAGTTGTTCGCTCTCGATCTCGTCGAGACAAACTGCGCACTCCGTCCCCAACACCAACTCTTTTCCGGTGACCTTGGGCAGCTTCTCTAGTTCCGCCATCGACAAACCATTCTGGGTTACTGGCTTCACCGGAAACTGTGGCTCGTTCTCGTAATTCTTTACGTACCATAAGAGACAGATGTAGAATAGGTACACCACGATGGTGCCGGCGCAAGGTAGAAAGAGGGCCAAGAAAACCCAAACGATCATTGTTTAGGGTGGCCGGAAGAGAAGTGATTGTGATGAGTAAAGAGGCTTGGTGGACACCATAGCGCGCGATTAGGGGTGTGGgaaattgatgaatttataTAGCCAGGCTGGGGTTTCTTGGGTGGGTGTGTAACCGGTTGGAAGAGTATTCTGCGGTGGGAAAATGTGGCAGTTTTCAGTGAGCGATTGATGTGGCGTGGATTTGTTTATGGTGGTGTAAACGCGCTAAGAGCCAAAGTTAAAAAGTACACTTTTAACTAATgggagataatttgattttattccattcatattaaatttttacattaaaatagttattttttattatataaaaataaaataatatgagattaatttaattttgactattttatttactttaaatcttcacaataaattatttatttactcattatataataataaaataatattaatttaaaaactttttaattttatcattttaatttttttaattttattcagaCACATAAAGACCTgcattattaaaaacttaaaaatataacatcttATATTCATGACTTATCATTATCGACACAGGCCAATGCCACCATGTTagtaaataaaaagaacatcataaaaaagaaaggaaaacatttATGCACAAAGTCTTTCATAAAAAACACTTGCTTGAAGGCAGGTGTGATGAGAAGAATAAAgagaaacaataataaaatataaatttgatctATGTACAACAACAATCAAGTTTAGAGTTTATTCTATAAGTTATTGTaactaaaatctaattttttttactttagcTAATCTATTGCAGTTAATTTTTGTTGTCTAATAACTAAATATATGAtggatttaatttttagctaatccattaaAGATGTTCTTATATTAGGAAGGATTAGGAAGCAAAACTGATCAAATTTAaggataaattattattagaaattcTTTATACCATtcattatgtatataatttaatttaatttttaaaatttatttacaaaattaaattataatatgtagataatatgtggtgtaaaagtctttaaataaagatataaaatatagataaatagtTCAGTCAAATATTAAAACTATGTTGTATTAATCAATTTATAGGTATTCACgagtttgatatgatataatggATATGCACTATAGTTGTCcatttgaattttattaatgtgatctGGTTTTGTAGCTGTTTTTGATGGTATATATCACTTTGAACTTTATTAACAATATCATTTGATTTCTACAATTTATATTTACGAGCATCTGTTGACTTATCAAGTGGGAGATGGACtggtttcaaaaaaataaaaaaagtggagaTGGACTCCTATATCTGAATTGTCGCAGACTCGCAGGGTCCATCATCTTGACAAAAAATCCcgtgttatatataaaaaaatatatttgtattttgaccttttattttttattaagtaaaatatttttttaaaaaaataatactagatacaagttataaatatgcatatattttataaaaatgtgagtcccataaaaaaaaaaaaaaaaaagagtttttacactttttcataaagaaatttattttttgtaaaaaatttggaCGAGACTTGTGCATTGTATATACGAATACAATAATGAATAATCATGGCCCAATATTCAATATTACCACTAACTATTGAGTCGTCATACAAAATATAGTTGCTTCCATCGTTTATAAGTGGGATGGACCCAaaggaaatcattttattagTAACATTCATGAGAGATTACTGTATGCTCATGATCGAAATTATTAAATAACTGTGGAATATAAATGATGTGTTACTTTCGAGTTTTAacaatagagaaataatagagcCACCCAAAAAGTGTACaccaattttgtatttatttttaaaaatattttttacttaataattaaggatgtattttttaataattttgtgattttttttttaaatttaaatgggTTTAACAAGTATTCGATAGAAAATTGTTAAGCCATGACATTAATGCTTACATAAGCATTAGTTTTCAATGATATGACATTCTTTAATAGGTTAAAAATATCAAGTGtctacttaataattaattcgtCTTCACACTATAATGATTTTAGTTAAGAAAAtttaatccaaaataaaaataccttaAAAACCCATCTGTCAATTATCCGACGAATGTCCGCCCTGCAATAATATGAATGTAGATAGAACATTTGTCGACTTTCAAGAGCCGAACAAATTAACGATCAATCTTCTTCTCAACTCCTCCCATTTGGGCCGTTTTCATAATATTCTAGCTGTGTGAAAGAAGATTTTAAGGAGATACTTGCGTACTCTTGTCGTCTTATACAGAGATTGGAGAACAAGGTTTTGTCGACTGTTTTGTGCCTAATTAAGATTTCTTTTTTAGTATCTTTTTATGGTTTAGAATGTATAGTATTATTTGAAGACTTTTACACTTATAACGTactatttatatgacataatttaattaaaatttattttttaaattaaattatataacatgAATGGATGCTACTAGGGTTATCAATACCCATACCCCAAGTGAACAAATGGGTgcatttgtttttggttttttttttagcatttttaaatataattattcttttggAATGCTGGACCTATTTGTATATCTTCTTATAacttaaaagaggctatcttTCTATGAACAATAAATAGgctgtgttttattttttttccgcatgtttgtttggtttttctgtttctttttagtttagagagagagagagagttggagaAATGGGTTGGTGTGTGCAAGTGGCAGTGTGCGACGGAAAGGGAAATAGAGGTTCGTGGTGGCTGAATCTGCTAGTGGTTGCCGCTGGtatgaggtggtggaggtgcggtggcctgAGTGGTCGCATACGGCTGCGGGAGTGGACACAAATGgatgaaacccatttcggttgggtTTTCGCGGGGGAGAGCCAACCGCACGTGACGGACATCCGTTGTTGCTGCCTTGGTCGCCGACTTGAGGGGGAGTCCCCGGTGGTGGTTGTGAGGCTGGGTAGCCGCGTACGGTGGCGCACGTTGACacaaatgggagaaacccatttcggttgggtTACTGCGGGGGAGAGAGAGGCCGCTCGTGGAGGATATCGGCGGTGGCTGGGTTGGTGGTAGGAGTGAGGGGGACTCTCCGGTGGTGGCAGCGAGGCtggccggctcacggcggcccCAAGCTGGGCTGAAGGAGAATGGGTCGTGGGCAATAGTCGGGCgggccagagagagagagagagagaggaaataaaaaaattaataaaatcactataatatttatcgttattatatctaaataaaaaataaaatcattataatatttatcaccattatatataaaattgaataacattactaaaatatttatcactattatgtaaaaaatatattctttaagatggatctcaaatataccaaattttaaaaagatattgtATAGAAGTTACAcaccttaaaattataaaaataatttattttgttaaaatttagaaatacaatTATAAGACTGtaagaatatattttgttaaaattaacttaTGAACAAAGCTTAAACTTGTTTgtataacataaattataacatattttgGTTCCAAATAGACTGTAAGACAATGACTCTTTAGGTTTTTTctaagatattttaattataatattgattagttattttagaatataatattaaaggTGGCTTGACTTGAGTTGTTAAAATCCTATATCCTTAAATGTAATGGATCAATGtaaaaacaacaattttttatctttttattttactcatattttcatattccttacaccacacaccatacataattttttattttactttttctttatctttttttcttgctaaatgtatgatgtatagattatgaatagaataatttatttagtataaaaaaaattatcaagtgtGATGTGTGGtatagaatgatgaatagaatcggaccagaggagagagaaagaaagtgaggaaacaaatactataatatttatcactattatatataaataaaaaataaaatcactataatatttatcactattatatataaaaataaaaaaaaaatcattaaaatatttatcactattatgtaAAAAGTAGATTCTTTAAAGTAGATatcaaatataccaaatttttttaaagatattgtgcatattttacacactttaaaattatataaataatttctcttattaaaatttagagatataattataagactgtaatatttatcactataataaataaattttcttgttaaaatttatatataaataagttatcttattaaaaaattgatttaaactaatttaaaatttaaataattaaatataaataatatatcatacataaactttgggttttaaatctcaaccatttatcttaaatctatatatttaatcTAACGaaagaagtttaaatattgatttaaactaacataaaatagatagttaaaatataaatattatatcatacacttaaaattaaattaaatttataaaatactaatttttcattattaaataaaatgaagttttactgaatatttttaagagaaaaatattatctaattaatttgaatttttaatataatttaaattttataataaataataaatataaataaataataattttatttttatacattaaattattttaatatttgatattatattatatttttttctttaatttggcAGATGGTGCACGTTTACCACTGCTAGTAGTTATTTAAGTGGCAATTAATTTGCAAGGAGCAAACGtactctttaattatttatggcCGTAAATGTGTCCTGCTCAGCCACTTTTCTATTATGATTAACCATTCCGAAGCCTAGAAGGAAAAGCAAAAGATTATCATGTTGCTGAGCCATGAGAAAtcagctttcttcttcttcttcgtcttttCATTCTTTGTACTCGATCACGTTCATTCT
Protein-coding sequences here:
- the LOC108981425 gene encoding E3 ubiquitin-protein ligase ATL23, encoding MIVWVFLALFLPCAGTIVVYLFYICLLWYVKNYENEPQFPVKPVTQNGLSMAELEKLPKVTGKELVLGTECAVCLDEIESEQLARLIPGCNHGFHVECADTWLSKHSACPVCRSKLESQFFNSSDQNPC